Proteins co-encoded in one Setaria viridis chromosome 9, Setaria_viridis_v4.0, whole genome shotgun sequence genomic window:
- the LOC117838849 gene encoding probable glucomannan 4-beta-mannosyltransferase 4, which translates to MLKLTWQASPFQNGVESCSQLLQAPLRHHFRFPPLRVRTPEPSAMEEWLWRRALAAAAAAASGDRIAAAWAAVRARAVAPALEAAVWLCLAMSVMLVLEVCYMSIVSFVAVKLLRRVPERRYKWEPMPMLPGSGKGEEDEEAAAGGGGAYPTVLVQIPMYNEREVYKLSIGAACALTWPPDRIIIQVLDDSTDPFIRELVELECKDWASKNINIKYEIRESRKGYKAGALRKGMEHSYAQECDFVAIFDADFQPEPDFLLRTVPFLVHNPKIALVQTRWEFVNYDVCLMTRIQKMSLDYHFKVEQESGSSVHAFFGFNGTAGVWRVSAISEAGGWKDRTTVEDMDLAVRASLKGWQFLYVGDIRVKSELPSTLKAYRHQQHRWTCGATSLFRKMAPGIVRSKGVSVWKKFHLLYSFFFVRRVIAPILTFLFYCIVIPLSVMVPEVSIPIWGMFYIPTSITIMNAIRNPWSIHLVPIWILFENVMSMHRMRAALTGLLETMYVDEWVVTEKVGDHVKDKLEVPLLTPLKPTECVERIYVPELVVAFYLLVCASYDFVLGAGHYYLYIFLQAFAFIVLGFGFVGTTAPCCP; encoded by the exons ATGCTTAAGCTTACCTGGCAAGCCTCTCCGTTTCAAAACGGAGTCGAAAGCTGCAGCCAGCTGCTGCAAGCTCCGCTTCGCCATCATTTCCGATTCCCACCTCTCCGAGTCCGAACTCCGGAACCGAGCGCTATGGAGGAGTGGCTGTGGAGgcgggcgctcgccgccgccgccgccgcggcgtcggggGACCGGatcgcggcggcgtgggcggctgtgcgcgcgcgcgcggtggcgccggcgctggaGGCCGCGGTGTGGCTGTGCCTGGCCATGTCGGTGATGCTCGTGCTCGAGGTGTGCTACATGAGCATCGTCAGCTTCGTCGCCGTCAAGCTGCTGCGGCGCGTCCCGGAGCGGCGGTACAAGTGGGAGCCCATGCCCATGCTCCCCGGGAGCGGCAagggcgaggaggacgaggaggccgcggcgggcggtggcggggcgtACCCGACGGTGCTCGTGCAGATCCCCATGTACAATGAGAGGGAG GTCTACAAGCTCTCCATTGGAGCAGCATGTGCCCTCACATGGCCGCCGGACCGTATTATAATCCAAGTCTTGGATGATTCCACCGATCCGTTCATTAGG GAACTTGTGGAGCTTGAATGCAAGGATTGGGCCAGCAAGAACATCAACATAAAATATGAGATTCGAGAGAGTAGGAAGGGATACAAAGCAGGAGCCCTGAGAAAGGGCATGGAACATAGCTATGCCCAAGAGTGTGATTTTGTTGCCATTTTCGATGCAGATTTCCAACCTGAACCAGACTTCCTTTTAAGAACTGTACCATTTCTTGTGCATAACCCGAAGATTGCTCTGGTACAGACACGTTGGGAGTTTG TGAACTATGATGTTTGCTTAATGACAAGGATACAGAAGATGTCGCTAGATTATCATTTCAAGGTTGAGCAGGAATCAGGCTCATCTGTGCATGCTTTCTTTGGTTTCAACG GAACTGCTGGTGTGTGGCGGGTATCAGCAATTAGTGAAGCAGGAGGGTGGAAGGATCGCACCACTGTGGAAGACATGGACTTGGCTGTACGAGCGAGTCTCAAGGGATGGCAATTCCTGTATGTCGGTGATATAAGG GTTAAGAGTGAACTCCCGAGTACCTTAAAGGCCTACCGTCATCAACAGCACAGGTGGACTTGTGGTGCTACTAGCCTCTTCAGAAAAATGGCACCGGGCATTGTTAGAAGCAAG GGCGTATCTGTATGGAAGAAATTTCATCTTCTGTACAGCTTCTTCTTTGTACGAAGGGTCATCGCTCCCATCCTGACATTCCTGTTCTACTGCATTGTGATTCCACTGTCCGTCATGGTCCCTGAAGTCAGCATCCCTATCTGGGGAATGTTCTACATTCCCACTTCCATCACCATCATGAACGCCATCAGGAATCCTTG GTCTATCCATCTTGTGCCAATATGGATTCTGTTCGAGAACGTCATGTCCATGCACCGGATGCGCGCCGCCCTGACCGGGCTGCTGGAGACCATGTATGTGGACGAGTGGGTGGTCACCGAGAAGGTAGGCGATCATGTGAAGGACAAGCTTGAGGTCCCTCTCCTCACACCGTTGAAGCCAACCGAGTGCGTCGAGAG GATTTACGTTCCTGAGCTCGTGGTTGCGTTCTACCTCCTGGTATGCGCCTCCTACGATTTCGTGCTCGGAGCCGGCCACTACTACCTTTACATCTTCCTCCAGGCCTTCGCTTTCATCGTGCTGGGGTTTGGCTTCGTCGGCACAACTGCGCCCTGTTGTCCATAG
- the LOC117838853 gene encoding uncharacterized protein, producing MALPRAAICQPFSPCPALPACRTSTSTIGSGPSFEFPRPQHPGEQSRRTPFCARASVGAPRRAYPRIEATARRGARTENPKVRNQRLQKKFNGTATKPRLSVFCSNRQLYAVLADDHNKKVLFYGSTLQKSICGDPPCGTVEAARRVGEELVRACEELGISEISSYDRNGFARGDKMMAFEVPVSQHGFLPR from the exons ATGGCGTTGCCACGCGCCGCGATTTGCCAGCCGTTCTCGCCGTGCCCCGCGCTCCCGGCCTGCCGCACTTCGACCTCGACGATAGGCTCCGGGCCTAGCTTCGAGTTCCCGCGTCCGCAGCATCCCGGCGAGCAGAGCCGCCGCACGCCGTTCTGCGCTCGCGCCAGCGTCGGTGCGCCGCGGCGCGCGTACCCCAGGATcgaggcgacggcgaggcgcggCGCGCGCACGGAGAACCCCAAGGTCAGGAACCAACGGCTGCAGAAGAAG TTCAATGGCACGGCGACGAAGCCCAGGCTGTCGGTGTTCTGCTCCAACCGGCAGCTCTACGCCGTGCTCGCCGACGACCACAACAAGAAGGTCCTCTTCTACGGCAGCACCCTGCAGAAGTCCATCTGCGGCGACCCGCCCTGCGGCACCGTG GAGGCTGCCCGGAGGGTTGGGGAGGAGCTCGTCAGGGCGTGCGAGGAGCTTGGCATCTCCGAGATCTCCTCCTACGACCGCAACGGCTTTGCTCGGGGCGATAAGATGATGGCGTTTGAGGTTCCCGTCTCACAGCACGGGTTCTTGCCAAGATGA
- the LOC117838852 gene encoding pectinesterase 31 — protein MEDRRVLVVASPELAAFGYDGVGSFASVQDAVDAVPLNNQVRTIIRIAPGLHQQPVHIPRTKSFITFRGSEIKDTVICWDNMATRIKHTQSSKVIGTGTFSSATVIVEGDDFIAENVIFKNSAPQVSGQAAAVCVTADRCAFYNCRFLGWQETLHLHGGNQFFKNCYIEGNYDFIFGDSSALLEHCHIHCKSTGYITAHGRKSSSESTGFVFFKCVITGNGEAAYMYLGRPWEPFGRVVFAETFMDHCIEPAGWHNGDKPENERTACFCEYRCSGPGSSMSERVAWCKELIGDEAIPFLVKTFIDPDVQNPWLLHRLGTKLPVSTASP, from the exons ATGGAGGATAGGAGGGTTTTAGTTGTAGCGTCTCCCGAGTTAGCAGCCTTTGGTTATGATGGAGTTGGCTCATTTGCAAGTGTGCAGGATGCTGTGGATGCTGTGCCACTGAACAACCAAGTTCGCACTATCATCAGGATTGCACCTGGTTTGCACCAGCAACCAGTGCACATTCCCAGGACCAAGAGCTTCATCACCTTCCGTGGATCAGAAATAAAGGACACTGTGATCTGTTGGGATAACATGGCTACTCGCATCAAGCATACCCAG TCATCAAAAGTGATTGGTACAGGAACATTTAGCAGTGCAACAGTTATTGTGGAGGGGGATGATTTCATTGCAGAGAATGTCATTTTTAAGAACTCAGCTCCCCAG GTGTCTGGGCAAGCAGCAGCAGTCTGTGTGACAGCAGATAGGTGTGCCTTCTACAATTGCCGATTCCTGGGGTGGCAa GAAACTTTGCATTTGCATGGTGGAAATCAGTTCTTCAAAAACTGTTACATTGAAGGTAACTATGACTTTATCTTCGGGGATTCTAGTGCCCTTCTGGAGCATTGCCATATCCACTGCAAATCAACAGGATATATTACTGCTCATGGCCGGAAATCCTCTTCAGAATCAACTGGATTTGTATTCTTCAA GTGTGTTATTACTGGTAATGGGGAAGCTGCGTACATGTACCTAGGTCGGCCCTGGGAGCCCTTCGGAAGGGTTGTTTTTGCAGAGACTTTTATGGATCACTGCATAGAGCCTGCTGGGTGGCATAATGGGGACAAACCTGAGAATGAACGAACTGCTTGCTTCTGTGAGTACAG GTGCTCCGGTCCAGGATCCAGCATGTCGGAACGGGTAGCTTGGTGCAAAGAATTGATTGGTGATGAAGCTATACCGTTCCTAGTAAAAACTTTCATCGATCCAGATGTCCAGAATCCATGGTTGCTCCACAGGTTGGGAACAAAACTCCCAGTTTCAACGGCTTCACCGTAG
- the LOC117838850 gene encoding pentatricopeptide repeat-containing protein At1g74630 codes for MPSISLADLLVCSGRCSTKRDLRLLHAGLLRRCHILPAADAVAALAKLLRFAAVSPAGDLRHASVLLSLHLPFISAAASHLAFFYNTLMRGLAASCSPGAGIELFTAMHRAGAGPDAFTFTFVFKSCARCHSPGRLPSDLHAQAFKHGCLGARSSHAHVHNALLHAYACRAAVDDARRVFDEMHVRDVVSFSGLLTAHLKGNHLDSARMVFDQMLHRDVVSWTAMISAYAKARRPQEALALFDAMPVQPDEVTMVSVVSACSALGDLATGERLRQYVDSNGFGWMVSLRNALMDMYAKCGCLTEARALFYGMTVRSLASWNTLISAYASHGDVDSTVALFHQMLADDNSVKPDGVTLLAVLTVYAHKGSVEEGRTVFNAMQRGNYGNVELTIEHYGCMVDLLGRAGQLEEAYKMIEQMPIQSNDVIWGVLLGACRMHGNIDMAEKAVNKLRSLNPQEGGYYILLIDMYTAAGRTADATEVRRVMNETGAKKTTGWSSWTTACLPQQ; via the coding sequence ATGCCGTCGATCTCGCTGGCGGATTTACTTGTCTGCTCCGGCCGGTGCTCCACGAAGCGCGACCTCCGGCTCCTCCATGCCGGTCTCCTCCGTCGCTGCCACATACTCCCGGCGGCCGACGCCGTCGCGGCGCTCGCCAAGCTCCTCCGCTTCGCCGCGGTCtcccccgccggcgacctccgccACGCCTCCGtgctcctctctctccacctaCCGTTCatctcggccgccgcctcccacctcGCCTTTTTCTACAACACCCTCATGCGCGGCCTGGCAGCCTCCTGCTCGCCCGGCGCTGGCATCGAGCTCTTCACCGCAATGCACCGCGCGGGCGCCGGGCCCGACGCCTTCACCTTCACCTTCGTCTTCAAGTCTTGCGCCCGCTGCCATTCGCCGGGGCGGTTACCTTCTGATCTACACGCCCAGGCGTTCAAGCACGGCTGCCTCGGCGCGCGGAGCTCGCACGCTCACGTCCACAATGCTTTGCTGCACGCGTACGCGTGTCGGGCCGCTGTGGACGACGCGCGCAGGGTGTTTGATGAAATGCACGTCCGGGATGTAGTCTCCTTCTCGGGGCTACTCACCGCGCACCTCAAAGGCAACCATTTGGATTCCGCACGAATGGTGTTCGACCAAATGCTGCACCGGGACGTCGTTTCCTGGACTGCCATGATTTCTGCCTATGCCAAGGCACGGCGTCCACAGGAGGCCCTGGCGTTGTTTGATGCAATGCCAGTGCAGCCAGACGAGGTGACCATGGTGAGTGTTGTGTCGGCGTGCTCTGCACTTGGGGACCTCGCAACTGGGGAGCGTTTGCGGCAGTATGTTGATTCCAATGGTTTTGGTTGGATGGTTTCACTCCGCAATGCGCTTATGGATATGTATGCTAAGTGTGGTTGCCTAACAGAAGCGCGTGCTTTGTTTTATGGGATGACAGTCAGGAGCTTAGCATCTTGGAACACGCTTATCTCAGCGTATGCATCACATGGTGATGTGGATAGCACAGTTGCTTTGTTTCATCAGATGCTGGCAGATGACAATTCCGTGAAGCCAGATGGGGTGACACTGCTCGCAGTGCTCACCGTGTATGCACACAAGGGCTCTGTTGAGGAGGGGCGCACTGTGTTCAATGCGATGCAAAGAGGAAATTATGGCAACGTGGAGCTCACCATTGAGCACTATGGGTGCATGGTGGACTTGCTTGGTCGGGCAGGGCAACTTGAGGAAGCATACAAGATGATAGAGCAAATGCCGATTCAGAGCAATGATGTGATCTGGGGTGTGTTACTTGGTGCATGCCGGATGCATGGCAATATTGACATGGCAGAGAAGGCAGTCAATAAACTAAGGAGCCTAAACCCGCAGGAGGGTGGTTATTACATTTTGCTCATAGATATGTACACAGCCGCTGGCCGAACAGCAGATGCCACGGAGGTTAGACGGGTCATGAATGAAACTGGGGCCAAGAAGACTACAGGCTGGAGCAGCTGGACTACTGCCTGTCTGCCTCAACAGTAG